In the genome of Vanacampus margaritifer isolate UIUO_Vmar chromosome 1, RoL_Vmar_1.0, whole genome shotgun sequence, one region contains:
- the peds1b gene encoding plasmanylethanolamine desaturase 1 — MARMVDESGCREELQNPERQGPDRGAARWGPQHAGARELANLYSPGKRCQEWISVLLCFSLMAFNFIHLLANFHLGHLWHILLGIVAGILTADFASGLVHWGADTWGSVDLPIFGKAFIRPFREHHIDPTAITRHDFIETNGDNCMLTIVPLANMAFNFVTLSPAEIYHLYSWYCYLFALGIFVTLTNQIHKWSHTYFGLPRWVVLLQDCHIILPRKHHRIHHVSPHETYFCITTGWLNYPLEKVGFWTNLEDLIQGVTGEKPRADDLKWAHKVK; from the exons ATGGCGAGAATGGTGGACGAGAGCGGGTGTCGAGAGGAATTACAAAACCCCGAGAGGCAGGGACCTGACCGGGGCGCGGCGAGGTGGGGTCCCCAGCACGCCGGTGCCCGAGAACTGGCCAATTTATATTCGCCAG GCAAAAGATGCCAAGAGTGGATTAGTGTCCTCCTCTGCTTCTCTTTAATGGCCTTTAATTTCATTCACCTCCTTGCCAATTTCCACCTGGGACATTTGTGGCACATCTTGCTGGGCATTG TGGCAGGGATCCTCACTGCAGACTTTGCCTCGGGTCTTGTTCACTGGGGGGCTGACACGTGGGGATCGGTGGATCTACCCATCTTCGGAAAG GCCTTTATCCGACCCTTCAGAGAGCACCACATAGACCCCACAGCCATCACCCGTCACGACTTCATTGAGACCAATGGCGACAACTGCATGTTGACTATCGTCCCGCTTGCCAACATGGCCTTCAACTTCGTAACCCTCTCCCCTG CGGAGATCTACCATCTCTACTCGTGGTACTGCTACCTGTTTGCCCTTGGCATCTTCGTGACCCTCACCAACCAGATCCACAAGTGGTCGCACACGTACTTCGGCCTTCCGCGCTGGGTGGTGCTCCTACAGGACTGCCACATCATCCTTCCCCGCAAGCACCACCGCATCCATCACGTCTCCCCGCACGAGACGTACTTCTGCATCACAACAG GTTGGCTCAACTACCCCCTGGAGAAGGTGGGCTTCTGGACCAACCTGGAGGATCTTATCCAGGGAGTCACGGGAGAGAAGCCCAGGGCTGATGATCTCAAATGGGCTCATAAAGTCAAGTAA
- the cebpb gene encoding CCAAT/enhancer-binding protein beta, with protein sequence MEVAGFYDEGGFAIHARDGIINPGGSYWRLGDSMTELGIEERERAIDFSLYLDPAAGHCPQLAATHSHPPQSDVFSDFLAESKLKRAANFKNYTLLSELEAAQRDGPRDPRGAPYGLGYTDLQETRDSVLASELARYRGAGRDDSQEDAKMENGSSAFDMRPYLQYQSTGGSMGNISTASSTCSSPPGTPAPAGQGRSPRSPSHGAKLSSGKAKKRLDKDSEEYRQRRERNNLAVRKSRDKAKMRNLETQHKVLELAAENDRLQKRVEQLSRELATLRNLLSATGQC encoded by the coding sequence ATGGAAGTGGCCGGTTTCTACGACGAGGGCGGCTTTGCTATCCACGCGAGAGACGGCATTATCAACCCCGGCGGCTCGTATTGGAGGCTCGGCGACTCGATGACGGAGTTGGGCATCGAGGAGCGGGAGAGAGCGATCGACTTCAGCCTCTACTTGGATCCGGCGGCCGGGCACTGCCCGCAGCTGGCGGCGACGCACTCGCACCCTCCGCAAAGCGACGTCTTCTCCGACTTCCTTGCCGAGAGCAAGCTGAAGAGAGCGGCCAATTTCAAGAACTACACGCTCCTCAGCGAGCTGGAGGCGGCTCAGCGAGACGGGCCGCGGGACCCCCGGGGGGCGCCGTACGGGCTCGGCTACACCGACCTCCAGGAGACGCGCGACAGCGTGCTCGCTTCCGAGCTGGCCCGCTACCGAGGCGCGGGCAGAGACGACAGCCAGGAGGACGCGAAGATGGAGAACGGCTCGTCCGCGTTTGACATGCGCCCCTACCTGCAGTACCAGTCGACCGGGGGCAGCATGGGCAACATCTCCACGGCGTCCTCCACTTGCTCCAGCCCGCCCGGAACCCCCGCGCCGGCGGGTCAGGGCAGGTCCCCGAGGTCGCCGTCTCACGGCGCCAAACTCTCCAGCGGGAAGGCGAAGAAGCGCCTGGACAAGGACAGTGAGGAGTACCGGCAGAGGCGCGAGAGGAACAACCTGGCCGTGCGCAAGAGCCGCGACAAAGCCAAAATGCGCAACTTGGAGACGCAGCACAAAGTTTTGGAACTGGCGGCGGAGAACGATCGTTTACAGAAGAGAGTGGAGCAGCTGTCCAGGGAGCTGGCCACCTTGCGCAACCTGCTCTCGGCCACCGGCCAGTGTTAG